One part of the Solanum dulcamara chromosome 8, daSolDulc1.2, whole genome shotgun sequence genome encodes these proteins:
- the LOC129899041 gene encoding superoxide dismutase [Fe], chloroplastic isoform X2, which translates to MATTTNSLSLTSAFLPRQGFHHHQTVQLRTQKFARNARSATITAKFELQSPPYPTDALEPHMSSRTFEFHWGKHHRAYVDNLNKQIDGTELDGKTLEHIILVTYNKGSPLPAFNNAAQAWNHQFFWESMKPNGGGEPSGELLELINRDFGSYDTFVKEFKAAAATQFGSGWAWLAYKPEDKKLALVKTPNAENPLVLGYTPLLTIDVWEHAYYLDFQNRRPDYISIFMEKLVSWEAVSSRLKAATA; encoded by the exons ATGGCGACTACTACTAACTCACTGTCACTCACCTCTGCTTTTCTTCCTCGTCAAG GATTTCATCATCATCAGACGGTACAATTGAGAACCCAaaag TTTGCAAGGAATGCTCGTTCGGCAACAATAACAGCTAAATTTGAACTCCAATCTCCTCCTTATCCAACg GATGCTTTGGAGCCTCATATGAGTAGTAGAACATTTGAATTCCACTGGGGAAAGCATCACAGGGCATATGTCGACAACTTAAACAAGCAAATAGATGGAACAGAACTAGATGGAAAGACACTAGAACACATAATACTCGTTACCTATAACAAAGGTTCTCCCCTTCCAGCATTCAACAATGCTGCTCAG GCCTGGAATCATCAGTTCTTCTGGGAATCTATGAAACCCAACGGAGGAGGAGAGCCATCTGGTGAATTATTAGAACTAATCAACAGAGACTTTGGTTCCTATGATACATTTGTTAAAGAATTTAAGGCAGCTGCAGCAACACAATTTGGCTCCGGTTGGGCCTGGCTTGCAT ACAAACCTGAAGACAAAAAGCTTGCTCTGGTGAAAACTCCTAATGCTGAAAATCCTCTTGTTTTGGGTTACACA CCGCTGCTCACCATAGATGTTTGGGAG CATGCCTACTATCTGGACTTTCAG AATCGGCGACCTGACTACATATCTATCTTTATGGAGAAGCTTGTGTCATGGGAAGCAGTCAGTTCTAGGCTTAAAGCAGCAACAGCTTGA
- the LOC129899041 gene encoding superoxide dismutase [Fe], chloroplastic isoform X1, with product MATTTNSLSLTSAFLPRQGFHHHQTVQLRTQKKQFARNARSATITAKFELQSPPYPTDALEPHMSSRTFEFHWGKHHRAYVDNLNKQIDGTELDGKTLEHIILVTYNKGSPLPAFNNAAQAWNHQFFWESMKPNGGGEPSGELLELINRDFGSYDTFVKEFKAAAATQFGSGWAWLAYKPEDKKLALVKTPNAENPLVLGYTPLLTIDVWEHAYYLDFQNRRPDYISIFMEKLVSWEAVSSRLKAATA from the exons ATGGCGACTACTACTAACTCACTGTCACTCACCTCTGCTTTTCTTCCTCGTCAAG GATTTCATCATCATCAGACGGTACAATTGAGAACCCAaaag AAGCAGTTTGCAAGGAATGCTCGTTCGGCAACAATAACAGCTAAATTTGAACTCCAATCTCCTCCTTATCCAACg GATGCTTTGGAGCCTCATATGAGTAGTAGAACATTTGAATTCCACTGGGGAAAGCATCACAGGGCATATGTCGACAACTTAAACAAGCAAATAGATGGAACAGAACTAGATGGAAAGACACTAGAACACATAATACTCGTTACCTATAACAAAGGTTCTCCCCTTCCAGCATTCAACAATGCTGCTCAG GCCTGGAATCATCAGTTCTTCTGGGAATCTATGAAACCCAACGGAGGAGGAGAGCCATCTGGTGAATTATTAGAACTAATCAACAGAGACTTTGGTTCCTATGATACATTTGTTAAAGAATTTAAGGCAGCTGCAGCAACACAATTTGGCTCCGGTTGGGCCTGGCTTGCAT ACAAACCTGAAGACAAAAAGCTTGCTCTGGTGAAAACTCCTAATGCTGAAAATCCTCTTGTTTTGGGTTACACA CCGCTGCTCACCATAGATGTTTGGGAG CATGCCTACTATCTGGACTTTCAG AATCGGCGACCTGACTACATATCTATCTTTATGGAGAAGCTTGTGTCATGGGAAGCAGTCAGTTCTAGGCTTAAAGCAGCAACAGCTTGA